A section of the Cydia splendana chromosome 1, ilCydSple1.2, whole genome shotgun sequence genome encodes:
- the LOC134793534 gene encoding chymotrypsin-1-like: protein MSKMLLFSVIFANAVITLYAMPAKESNATGDELSSRILYGEYADISEYPYYAYIKGACGAAIISDRWLVTAAHCIQPMRERQLNQVWVGGNTVQTSQLYTIDFMVAHPRYNKIMIINDIALLHLAQPLAFSNTVQPLELPRMEYELNAVHKFAGHGQDEYGNPTEHLMSMKARTLGVEECLSNIPKTQCYIYHQLYYVNKVSICVQRIGNRFGTCHGDSGGPLVRGNTLVGVLSHGPDTCSRSLVDFFTNVAPFVGWIKEITGVGY, encoded by the exons ATGTCCAAGATGTTGCTGTTTTCCGTTATATTTGCCAACGCGGTGATCACCTTATACGCAATGCCCGCTAAGGAAAGCAATGCAACCG GTGACGAGTTATCTTCccgtattttgtatggagagtATGCCGATATATCGGAGTATCCATATTACGCGTATATTAAAGGAGCCTGCGGTGCCGCCATCATCTCGGACAGGTGGCTGGTGACGGCGGCTCACTGCATACA GCCGATGAGAGAGAGACAACTAAACCAAGTGTGGGTGGGGGGCAACACTGTCCAAACCAGCCAGCTTTACACAATCGACTTTATGGTGGCCCACCCACGTTATAACAAAATCATGATAATCAATGACATCGCGCTCCTGCATCTGGCCCAACCGCTGGCTTTCAGTAATACTGTTCAACCTTTAGAACTACCAAGAATGGAATACGAGCTAAATGCTGTCCACAAATTTGCTGGGCATGGACAAGATGAG TATGGTAACCCGACCGAACACCTGATGAGTATGAAAGCTCGCACTCTAGGTGTAGAAGAATGCTTGTCTAACATCCCTAAAACTCAGTGTTACATATACCATCAATTATACTACGTCAACAAAGTTAGTATTTGTGTTCAACGGATCGGCAATAGATTTGGGACATGCCAT GGTGACTCAGGGGGTCCGCTCGTCCGGGGCAACACTCTAGTCGGTGTCCTGTCACACGGACCGGATACCTGCTCAAGGTCCTTAGTGGACTTCTTTACCAACGTCGCTCCCTTTGTGGGCTGGATCAAGGAGATCACCGGTGTTGGTTACTGA